One genomic window of Pieris rapae chromosome 15, ilPieRapa1.1, whole genome shotgun sequence includes the following:
- the LOC110999964 gene encoding nudix hydrolase 8: MLSLLSFKNIITSKFSFGLCINSSRLFSGKLSEFKSIDDRYKGLTVDSNDIIGNKNDFILNLQESLNIWSNNGKRCIWFKIRINHSEFVPILAQKGFNFHHARDDFVMMYKWLPTDSKPNLPPPCHTNLGVGALVLNNIEELLAVSEKHYNYPHWKLPGGYVERGEDIKDAAIREVKEETGINCDFESIITFRHTHDMMYGNSDIYILLMMKAVSEKIILSQREVKDCKWMAIDEYTNHPHVHNFNRLIVKEALKYRENNFKLDFQKQTVTWPTATREMNFLVAVGYDSK; encoded by the exons atgttgtcCTTACTAAGCTTTAAGAACATAATAACTTCCAAGTTTTCTTTTGGACTTTGTATAAATAGTTCGag ACTCTTTTCAGGTAAATTAAGcgaatttaaatcaattgatGATAGATATAAAGGCTTAACGGTTGATTCAAATGATATTATCGGCAATAAAAATGACTTCATCCTTAACTTGCAAG aGTCTTTAAATATATGGTCGAACAATGGTAAAAGATGCATATGGTTTAAAATCAGGATTAATCATTCTGAATTTGTTCCTATATTAGCACAG AaaggttttaattttcatcatGCTAGAGATGACTTTGTGATGATGTATAAATGGCTTCCAACTGACTCTAAGCCTAATTTACCACCACCATGCCATACAAACCTTGGTGTAGGAGCActggttttaaataatatagaggAGTTATTAGCAGTATCTGAAAAGCATTATAATTATCCACATTGGAAATTACCTGGTGGATATGTTGAAAGAG GAGAAGATATTAAAGATGCAGCAATCAGAGAAGTCAAAGAAGAAACTGGTATCAATTGTGATTTTGAGTCAATAATTACATTCCGGCATACACATGACATGATGTATGGCAActcagatatatatatacttcttATGATGAAAGCAGTTTcagagaaaattattttatcacaaagAGAGGTCAAAGATTGTAAGTGGATGGCCATTGACGAATATACAAACCACCCTCATGTTCATAATTTCAATAGATTAATAGTGAAGGaagctttaaaatatagaGAAAACAACTTCAAACTAGATTTTCAAAAGCAAACTGTTACATGGCCAACGGCTACGCGAGAAATGAACTTTTTAGTTGCAGTTGGTTATGATTCCAAGTGA